A stretch of Cystobacter ferrugineus DNA encodes these proteins:
- a CDS encoding GNAT family N-acetyltransferase gives MSPSSLLIRRAGPDDAEASAKLSAATFTETFGHLYPPEDLLAFITEHHTVEVHRRVLADEAHGTWFLEADGEPVGIALAGPCSLPHPEVREEDGELKRLYLLKRVQSAGHGERLFRTALEWLERNGPRTLWIGVWSENHGAQRFYARHGFVRAGEYKFPVGRARDHELILRRAPQPPA, from the coding sequence TTGAGCCCGTCCTCCCTCCTCATCCGCCGCGCCGGACCCGATGACGCCGAAGCCTCGGCGAAGCTCTCGGCGGCCACGTTCACCGAGACCTTCGGGCACCTCTACCCGCCCGAGGACCTGCTCGCCTTCATCACCGAGCACCATACGGTGGAGGTCCACCGCCGGGTGCTCGCGGACGAGGCCCATGGCACCTGGTTCCTGGAGGCGGACGGGGAGCCGGTCGGCATCGCGCTGGCGGGGCCCTGCTCCCTCCCCCACCCCGAGGTGCGCGAGGAGGATGGGGAACTCAAGCGGCTCTACCTGCTCAAGCGCGTCCAGAGCGCCGGCCATGGGGAGCGGTTGTTCCGCACGGCGCTCGAGTGGCTCGAGCGCAACGGCCCGCGGACCCTGTGGATCGGCGTCTGGTCGGAGAACCACGGCGCTCAGCGCTTCTACGCACGCCATGGCTTCGTCCGGGCCGGCGAATACAAGTTCCCGGTCGGGCGCGCCCGGGACCATGAACTCATCCTGCGGCGCGCCCCCCAGCCTCCGGCCTAG
- a CDS encoding DUF1338 domain-containing protein, which translates to MSPDATRLLDLLWERYSAEVPYARTFAALSGGRFRNDHIALRSLARPGGGISLFAHVFERLGWKPAGTYSFPETHLTAIHMSHPEGLPRVFISELHAEKLSAEAQRLLAALPVAPPAPTSIEALADWFSAPPPPEESALLTLERESQYGAWLLAFGRKVNHFTGAVDDVEVWQRRMLEAGVPMKRDIEGAPGGDLRQTATHAAPVTVTLRDGRTRSWPYAYFEIAQRAPGFDGFLDSQARALFDMTKR; encoded by the coding sequence ATGAGCCCTGACGCCACCCGACTGTTGGATCTGCTGTGGGAACGCTACTCCGCCGAGGTTCCCTACGCGCGCACCTTCGCCGCGCTCTCCGGCGGACGCTTCCGCAATGATCACATCGCGCTGCGCTCGCTGGCCCGGCCCGGTGGAGGCATCTCGCTCTTCGCCCACGTCTTCGAGCGCTTGGGCTGGAAGCCGGCGGGGACGTACTCCTTCCCCGAGACGCACCTGACCGCCATCCACATGTCCCACCCGGAGGGGTTGCCCCGCGTCTTCATCTCCGAACTCCACGCCGAGAAGCTCTCCGCCGAGGCCCAGCGCCTGCTGGCCGCGCTGCCCGTGGCTCCCCCGGCCCCCACGTCCATCGAGGCACTCGCCGATTGGTTCTCCGCGCCCCCTCCTCCCGAGGAGTCGGCGCTGCTCACGCTGGAGCGGGAGTCCCAGTACGGCGCGTGGCTGCTCGCCTTCGGCCGCAAGGTGAACCACTTCACCGGGGCGGTGGATGACGTGGAGGTGTGGCAGCGGCGCATGCTCGAGGCGGGCGTGCCCATGAAGCGCGACATCGAGGGAGCCCCGGGGGGAGACCTGCGCCAGACGGCCACCCACGCGGCCCCGGTCACCGTGACGCTCCGGGATGGCCGCACCCGCTCCTGGCCCTATGCCTACTTCGAGATCGCCCAGCGGGCCCCCGGCTTCGATGGCTTCCTGGACTCGCAGGCGCGTGCCCTCTTCGACATGACGAAGCGCTGA
- a CDS encoding acyclic terpene utilization AtuA family protein, with the protein MSASPLRVGNASGFYGDRFSAFREMLEGGQLDVLTGDYLAELTMLILGRDRLKDPNGGFAKTFLRQMEQCLALAVEKRVKIVTNAGGLNPAGLAAALRALAERLGLQVRVAHVEGDELLARAGALGLGTPLTANAYLGAWGIAECLRAGADIVVTGRVTDASLVVGPAAAHFGWRRDDWDCLAGAQAAGHVLECGAQATGGNYSFFTEIDARRPGFPLAELHADGTSIITKHEGSGGAVSVDTVTAQLLYEIEGARYAGPDVTARFDTVDLSAVGHDRVRISGVRGEPPPPSLKICLNHLGGFRNEMTFVLVGLDIEQKARLVREQLEAALPKKPRELHWTLVRTDREDASTEEQAAAFLRVVAKDPDEKKVGRAFSGAAIELALASYPGFTMTTPPTDGMPYGVYTPAYVDAALVEHVAVLSEGTRVVIPPSQQTLALAAAEAPELPAPLPPGPVRRVALGRVVAARSGDKGGTANIGLWARTDEAWRWLAHALTPERLRELLPEASGLPIQRHLFPRLRGLNFVIDGLLGEGVSSSTRFDPQGKALGEWLRSRHVDVPETLL; encoded by the coding sequence ATGAGCGCCTCCCCCCTTCGTGTCGGCAATGCCTCGGGTTTCTACGGCGATCGCTTCTCCGCCTTCCGCGAGATGCTCGAGGGGGGACAGCTCGACGTCCTCACGGGTGACTATCTCGCCGAGCTGACGATGCTCATCCTCGGCCGGGATCGGCTGAAGGATCCGAATGGCGGCTTCGCCAAGACCTTCCTCCGCCAGATGGAGCAGTGTCTGGCGCTCGCCGTCGAGAAGCGGGTGAAGATCGTCACGAACGCCGGAGGGTTGAACCCCGCGGGTCTCGCGGCCGCGCTCCGGGCTCTCGCCGAGCGGCTGGGCCTCCAGGTCCGGGTGGCGCACGTCGAGGGCGATGAGCTCCTGGCCCGTGCCGGGGCGCTCGGGCTGGGCACGCCGCTCACGGCGAACGCCTACCTGGGCGCGTGGGGAATCGCCGAGTGCCTGCGCGCGGGTGCCGACATCGTCGTCACCGGACGCGTGACCGATGCCTCGCTCGTCGTGGGACCGGCCGCCGCTCACTTCGGCTGGCGGCGCGATGATTGGGATTGTCTCGCGGGCGCCCAGGCCGCGGGCCACGTGCTCGAGTGTGGTGCCCAGGCCACGGGGGGCAACTACTCCTTCTTCACGGAGATCGACGCGCGCCGCCCCGGGTTTCCCCTCGCGGAACTGCACGCCGACGGCACGTCCATCATCACCAAACACGAGGGCTCGGGAGGCGCGGTGTCCGTCGATACGGTGACCGCTCAATTGCTCTACGAAATCGAGGGCGCCCGGTACGCGGGCCCCGATGTGACGGCGCGCTTCGACACCGTGGATCTCTCCGCCGTGGGGCATGACCGCGTGCGCATCTCCGGAGTGCGCGGCGAGCCGCCTCCTCCCTCCCTGAAGATCTGCCTGAACCACCTCGGGGGCTTCCGCAACGAGATGACCTTCGTGCTGGTGGGGCTCGACATCGAGCAGAAGGCCCGCCTGGTGCGCGAGCAGCTCGAGGCCGCCCTCCCCAAGAAGCCCCGCGAGCTGCACTGGACGCTCGTCCGGACCGACCGCGAGGATGCCTCCACGGAAGAACAGGCGGCCGCGTTCCTGCGCGTCGTGGCGAAGGACCCGGACGAGAAGAAGGTGGGGCGTGCCTTCAGCGGGGCGGCCATCGAGCTCGCGCTGGCGAGCTACCCGGGCTTCACGATGACGACGCCCCCCACGGACGGCATGCCGTATGGCGTCTACACTCCGGCTTATGTCGACGCGGCGCTCGTCGAGCACGTCGCCGTCCTGTCGGAGGGAACGCGGGTCGTCATTCCTCCATCGCAACAGACATTGGCCCTCGCGGCGGCGGAGGCCCCGGAGCTTCCGGCGCCGTTGCCCCCAGGGCCCGTGCGCCGGGTGGCGCTCGGCCGGGTCGTCGCCGCGCGCAGTGGAGACAAGGGCGGCACCGCGAACATCGGCCTCTGGGCCCGGACGGATGAGGCCTGGCGGTGGCTCGCGCATGCGCTCACGCCGGAGCGGCTCCGCGAACTGTTGCCCGAGGCGAGCGGCCTCCCCATCCAAAGGCATCTCTTCCCCCGGCTGCGCGGGCTGAACTTCGTCATCGACGGCCTGCTCGGCGAGGGCGTGTCGTCCTCGACGCGCTTCGATCCACAAGGCAAGGCGCTCGGGGAGTGGCTCCGCTCGCGCCATGTCGACGTCCCCGAGACGCTCCTCTGA
- a CDS encoding TlpA family protein disulfide reductase — protein MRLPGFPLVASLCLLWLVGCAAHPSLAPGEYRISGELRGVGGAAPRDALVILTRLEDRASRPLVKAPVASDGHFSLVAPGPGDYSLWLTAPGHPGQQLYLQMVADKPALSLQATLATYDYLEDIDVPSIVGSWNGFNPYMAEFMLAQPDGTWVFERAVEGDSVTYQLLGLTRDGRAVPGPQAEGYELADSGGYRSRVSVREGRVRIVLDPRALSRATSPFLVTFAPPYASLDRINALHARASSLSKLAWHEVLNGRLKRGQKFDYGTLPQELLDFARGSHPFPVMRQMAALDVLGLPVYAFTTHHPGERGEALAAELLQLLPANNPRWAMAPSGLGTLASLVNPSTVERFWMDAAERNPEESVQAFALSTLLEKASKEKDTQRVASLVDRLKPYAEKHMVARATIESVSPSKPRDEQAPHVVKGQLAPAFSAELLEGQGVVSRESLLGRFYLIDFWATWCKPCLGELGSLHAAAEKFNGRGGFTVLSVSLDQDEEQVRRFRAGKWKMPWMHVFAGFDFQAPLPAAFQLESLPFAVLVDARGNVVATQAQLRGEELEKTLDALLPARAP, from the coding sequence ATGCGTCTGCCTGGATTTCCTCTCGTTGCGAGTCTTTGTCTTCTCTGGCTGGTGGGCTGCGCGGCGCACCCATCCCTCGCTCCGGGCGAGTACCGCATCTCGGGCGAGCTGCGGGGCGTGGGCGGTGCCGCGCCCCGTGATGCCCTGGTCATCTTGACCCGGTTGGAGGACAGGGCCTCACGACCCCTGGTGAAGGCTCCGGTCGCGTCCGACGGGCACTTCTCCCTGGTGGCCCCGGGCCCTGGCGACTACAGCCTGTGGCTCACCGCTCCGGGCCATCCCGGCCAACAGCTCTACCTCCAGATGGTCGCGGACAAGCCAGCCCTGTCGCTCCAGGCCACGCTCGCGACCTATGACTATCTGGAGGACATCGACGTCCCCTCCATCGTCGGCAGTTGGAATGGCTTCAATCCTTACATGGCCGAGTTCATGCTGGCCCAGCCCGATGGAACCTGGGTCTTCGAGCGCGCCGTCGAAGGCGACAGCGTGACCTACCAGTTGCTGGGGCTCACCCGCGATGGTCGCGCCGTCCCCGGTCCCCAGGCGGAGGGATATGAATTGGCGGACAGCGGAGGCTACCGGAGCCGGGTGAGTGTCCGGGAGGGCCGGGTCCGCATCGTGCTCGATCCCCGAGCCCTGTCCCGCGCCACCTCTCCCTTCCTCGTGACCTTCGCGCCTCCCTATGCGTCCCTGGACCGTATCAATGCCCTGCATGCCCGCGCCTCGAGCCTTTCCAAGCTCGCATGGCATGAGGTCTTGAATGGACGCTTGAAGCGCGGCCAGAAGTTTGACTACGGGACGCTGCCCCAGGAACTGCTCGACTTCGCACGTGGCTCCCACCCCTTCCCCGTGATGAGGCAGATGGCCGCCCTGGATGTGTTGGGGTTGCCTGTCTACGCTTTCACCACTCACCATCCGGGTGAGCGAGGTGAAGCGCTGGCCGCCGAACTCCTCCAGCTTCTTCCCGCCAACAACCCGCGTTGGGCCATGGCGCCCTCCGGCCTCGGCACCCTGGCCTCTCTCGTCAACCCATCCACCGTGGAGCGGTTCTGGATGGATGCCGCCGAGCGCAACCCGGAGGAGAGCGTCCAGGCCTTCGCGCTCAGCACCCTGTTGGAAAAGGCCAGCAAGGAGAAGGACACGCAACGCGTGGCCTCGCTCGTCGACAGACTCAAGCCCTACGCCGAGAAGCACATGGTGGCTCGCGCGACGATCGAGAGCGTCTCGCCGAGCAAACCGCGGGACGAGCAGGCTCCACACGTCGTGAAGGGCCAGCTCGCGCCCGCCTTCTCCGCCGAGCTGTTGGAGGGGCAGGGCGTCGTCTCGCGCGAGAGCCTGCTGGGCCGCTTCTACCTCATCGACTTCTGGGCCACCTGGTGCAAGCCGTGTCTGGGGGAGTTGGGCTCCTTGCACGCCGCCGCGGAGAAGTTCAACGGGCGGGGAGGCTTCACCGTTCTCAGCGTATCCTTGGATCAGGACGAGGAGCAGGTGCGGCGTTTCCGGGCCGGAAAGTGGAAGATGCCCTGGATGCATGTCTTCGCTGGCTTCGACTTCCAGGCTCCGCTTCCCGCCGCGTTCCAGTTGGAGAGCCTCCCCTTCGCGGTGCTGGTGGACGCGCGAGGCAACGTGGTCGCCACGCAAGCGCAATTGCGAGGCGAGGAGCTGGAGAAGACCCTGGACGCCCTGCTCCCCGCGCGGGCGCCCTGA
- a CDS encoding GNAT family N-acetyltransferase, protein MEAAVPDFGAPRDEREMALADDILSQAFAMTSDFTLGWLRRVEEGGARLRLLREGGAVAATAVLIPMGQWWGGRRVSLGGVAGVGVAPARRGLGSGGRLMRQVLQELRAEGHLLAGLYPSTQPLYRSVGFQQAGACFEHRLQLSGIDFQERTLGLRPVEVADMPALHDVYLRHARRQMGWLDRGAYIWNRVRQPRGERAYGYLVEGASGVEGYLFLSRRNLSAFGHKQELNLTDFVAFTPAAGRRLLSFLGDHRSLAAEATWRGGPVNPLLFLLREQSYQVKLNDYWMLRVLDVPAALQARGYPPGLSGALHLEVVDDLFPENQGRFVLEVEEGEAQVRPGGEGDMKLHVRALATLYSGFLSPAALQLAGVLDADDATLRTAEALFAGAPPAMPDMF, encoded by the coding sequence ATGGAAGCGGCCGTACCGGACTTCGGAGCCCCGCGGGATGAGCGGGAAATGGCCTTGGCGGACGACATCCTGTCCCAGGCGTTCGCCATGACCTCGGACTTCACGCTCGGCTGGCTGCGCCGGGTGGAGGAGGGGGGGGCCCGGCTGCGGCTCCTGCGGGAAGGGGGGGCGGTGGCCGCCACGGCCGTCCTCATTCCCATGGGGCAGTGGTGGGGGGGCCGCCGGGTGTCCCTGGGCGGCGTCGCGGGCGTGGGGGTGGCGCCCGCCCGTCGGGGGCTGGGCTCGGGGGGGCGCCTCATGCGCCAGGTCCTCCAGGAACTGCGCGCCGAGGGCCATCTGCTCGCGGGTCTCTACCCGTCCACCCAACCGCTCTACCGGAGCGTGGGCTTCCAGCAGGCGGGCGCATGCTTCGAGCACCGCCTGCAACTGTCCGGAATCGACTTCCAGGAGCGGACGCTCGGGCTGCGGCCCGTGGAGGTGGCCGACATGCCCGCCCTTCACGACGTCTACCTGCGTCATGCGCGAAGGCAGATGGGCTGGCTCGATCGTGGCGCGTACATCTGGAACCGCGTTCGGCAGCCACGGGGGGAGCGCGCTTATGGCTACCTGGTGGAGGGGGCCTCGGGGGTGGAGGGCTACCTCTTCCTGTCGCGCCGCAACCTCTCGGCATTTGGCCACAAGCAGGAGCTGAACCTCACCGACTTCGTGGCGTTCACGCCGGCCGCGGGGCGCCGGCTGTTGAGCTTCCTCGGAGACCATCGCTCGCTGGCCGCCGAGGCCACCTGGCGCGGGGGACCGGTCAATCCGCTCCTCTTCCTGCTGCGCGAGCAGTCGTACCAGGTGAAGCTGAACGACTACTGGATGCTGCGCGTGCTGGATGTGCCCGCCGCGCTCCAGGCCCGGGGCTATCCTCCCGGGCTCTCGGGGGCGCTGCACCTGGAGGTGGTGGACGACCTCTTCCCGGAGAACCAGGGCCGCTTCGTCCTGGAGGTGGAGGAGGGGGAGGCCCAGGTGCGCCCTGGCGGCGAGGGGGACATGAAGCTGCATGTCCGGGCGCTCGCCACGCTCTACAGTGGCTTCCTGTCACCCGCCGCGCTCCAGCTCGCCGGAGTCCTGGATGCGGATGACGCCACCCTGCGCACGGCCGAGGCGCTCTTCGCTGGAGCGCCTCCAGCGATGCCCGACATGTTCTAG
- a CDS encoding HsdM family class I SAM-dependent methyltransferase, with the protein MPRAPSAPPPVLDEEALVHQFPGIDRRALGAFYTPAPLVERTLALALAHAGEGPLAVVDPACGAGAFLSAAARARPEAHLAGLELSPDVARACQARLPLADIQQGDALRGGLEPLLARVPSTHRELWLGNPPYNGTSALLKDRAAYERLRALLPLSLPPGTSLRDDFAFFLLLAANRLASRPGVLAFITPTSLLDAFLYAPLRATLLRTLSLREVVELGPGAFVGTQVRTCITVWTSPPEPRVPAFYTPFVPSGPARAEPFVPEAPEWRLLPTPAEAAELDARWRAEGEPLTTLVPVSLPGVKTRFDELLVDDDPSRLLARLEDFARTSLEDLAAFARAWNIPEPLLPKLRALKEGPAFTVEAACVRPFFRYAGARHRGHVPTKARAFCYLDRRLIPRGDHRLRGPWDPHRGAVKLLFNVRELPLSAALLEEEGCVHDHRHARFAPLFVPQRLRDEGLGLTRVARSTEELGPLVPNLSPRGLAWAERCGGPLAAFQALVRFLNGPEVQKCWAPVHGASRVVPVPLDQT; encoded by the coding sequence ATGCCTCGTGCCCCCTCCGCGCCGCCTCCCGTCCTCGACGAGGAGGCGCTCGTCCACCAGTTCCCCGGAATCGACCGGCGCGCGCTGGGCGCCTTCTACACACCGGCGCCCCTGGTGGAGCGCACCCTGGCCCTCGCCCTCGCGCACGCGGGGGAGGGGCCGCTCGCGGTGGTGGACCCGGCCTGTGGGGCGGGGGCGTTCCTCTCGGCCGCGGCGCGGGCCCGGCCCGAGGCCCACCTGGCCGGCCTGGAGCTGTCTCCCGACGTGGCCCGTGCCTGTCAGGCGCGCCTTCCCCTCGCGGACATCCAGCAGGGAGATGCCCTGCGCGGGGGGCTCGAGCCCTTGCTGGCCCGCGTGCCGTCCACCCACCGGGAGTTGTGGCTCGGCAATCCGCCCTACAACGGCACGTCGGCGCTGCTGAAGGACCGGGCCGCGTATGAGCGCCTGCGGGCCCTGCTGCCACTCTCGCTGCCACCGGGCACGAGCCTGCGCGACGACTTCGCCTTCTTCCTGCTGCTCGCGGCGAACCGGCTCGCCTCACGCCCCGGGGTGCTGGCCTTCATCACCCCCACGAGCCTCCTCGACGCCTTCCTCTACGCGCCCCTGCGCGCCACGCTGTTGCGCACGCTGTCCCTGCGCGAAGTGGTGGAGCTGGGCCCGGGTGCCTTCGTGGGCACCCAGGTGCGCACCTGCATCACCGTGTGGACCTCGCCTCCCGAGCCGCGCGTCCCGGCCTTCTACACACCGTTCGTCCCCTCGGGCCCGGCACGCGCGGAGCCCTTCGTGCCCGAAGCGCCCGAGTGGCGCCTGCTGCCCACGCCCGCCGAGGCCGCCGAGCTGGACGCACGCTGGCGCGCCGAGGGCGAGCCACTCACCACGCTCGTGCCGGTGAGCCTGCCCGGCGTGAAGACGCGCTTCGATGAATTGCTGGTGGATGACGACCCGAGCAGGCTGCTCGCGCGGCTCGAGGACTTCGCGCGCACATCGCTGGAGGACCTCGCGGCGTTCGCCCGGGCGTGGAACATCCCCGAGCCCCTGTTGCCCAAGCTGCGCGCGCTCAAGGAAGGACCCGCCTTCACGGTGGAGGCCGCGTGCGTGCGGCCCTTCTTCCGCTACGCGGGAGCGCGGCATCGGGGCCATGTGCCCACGAAGGCGCGCGCTTTCTGCTATCTCGATCGGCGCCTGATTCCTCGTGGCGACCACCGGCTGCGGGGGCCGTGGGATCCGCATCGAGGCGCGGTGAAGCTGCTCTTCAACGTCCGCGAGCTGCCCCTGTCCGCCGCGCTCCTGGAGGAGGAGGGCTGCGTGCACGATCACCGGCACGCCCGCTTCGCGCCCCTGTTCGTCCCCCAGCGGCTCCGGGACGAGGGCCTCGGGCTCACCCGGGTCGCGCGCTCCACCGAGGAGCTGGGCCCCCTCGTGCCCAATCTCTCACCTCGGGGGCTGGCGTGGGCGGAGCGATGCGGCGGGCCACTCGCCGCCTTCCAGGCGCTCGTGCGCTTCCTCAACGGGCCCGAGGTGCAGAAATGCTGGGCGCCCGTCCATGGCGCCTCGCGCGTGGTGCCGGTGCCCCTGGATCAGACATGA
- the htpG gene encoding molecular chaperone HtpG: MSVDSQRETHHFQAEINQLLNLVINSLYSHKEIFLRELVSNASDALDKLRFRSVTEPELLGGESALEIHIIPDADKGTLTLEDTGIGMTHDELVKNLGTIAHSGSREFLDMVSQRGQKDVNLIGQFGVGFYSAYLVADHVEVVSRAAGQTQAWRWTSDAKGSFTVEPAERATRGTSITLHLKEDQKDFLGEWRLRELIKQYSDYVSHPIHLEVKKTTGEGAEAKTETKREVINKASALWQRAKSEITDEQYQEFYKHLSHDWEAPLAWTHFRTEGNQVFTGLLFVPKHPPFDLNSQEQRGVRLFVKRVLIMDRCEEMLPQWLRFVRGVVDSDDLPLNVSRELLQDSAVVQGIRKHVTKKTLDMLEKLAKDKPEDYRSFWQSFGAVLKEGLAVDMEYREKIGSLLRYESSREEGLTSLADYVSRMKEGQEAIYYVFGETRKAVVDSPHLEALKKRGYEVLYMTDPVDEWASQGLKDFQGKPLVSAMHADLKLKETDEEKREKEERAKGLGPLAEKMKEVLKEQVREVRASDRLTDSPCCLVVPEGGSHAFVERLLRERGRSVPRAKRILEVNPQHPIIQHLSALQQKEPGSEQLKEWVEMLYDQALLTEGSSVEDPNRFARRMTALMTQLAQGGTQSAPAESNHAAAPTTTSTQAAPTASA; this comes from the coding sequence ATGTCCGTCGACTCCCAGCGGGAGACCCACCACTTCCAGGCGGAGATCAACCAGCTCCTCAACCTGGTCATCAATTCGCTCTACAGCCACAAGGAGATCTTCCTGCGCGAGCTCGTATCGAACGCCTCGGACGCGCTCGACAAGCTGCGCTTCCGCTCGGTCACCGAGCCGGAGCTGCTCGGGGGAGAGTCCGCGCTGGAGATCCACATCATCCCGGACGCGGACAAGGGCACGCTGACGCTGGAGGACACCGGCATCGGCATGACGCATGACGAGCTGGTGAAGAACCTGGGCACCATCGCCCACTCCGGCTCGCGCGAGTTCCTGGACATGGTGTCCCAGCGCGGCCAGAAGGACGTCAACCTCATCGGCCAGTTCGGCGTGGGCTTCTACAGCGCCTACCTGGTGGCCGACCACGTCGAGGTGGTCAGCCGCGCCGCGGGGCAGACCCAGGCCTGGCGCTGGACGTCGGATGCCAAGGGCTCCTTCACCGTGGAGCCCGCCGAGCGCGCCACCCGCGGCACCTCCATCACCCTGCACCTCAAGGAGGACCAGAAGGATTTCCTGGGCGAGTGGCGGCTGCGCGAACTCATCAAGCAGTACTCGGACTACGTGAGCCACCCCATCCACCTGGAGGTGAAGAAGACCACCGGGGAGGGCGCGGAGGCCAAGACCGAGACGAAGCGCGAGGTGATCAACAAGGCGAGCGCCCTGTGGCAGCGCGCCAAGAGCGAGATCACCGACGAGCAGTACCAGGAGTTCTACAAGCACCTGTCGCACGACTGGGAGGCGCCGCTCGCCTGGACGCACTTCCGCACCGAGGGCAACCAGGTCTTCACCGGCCTGCTCTTCGTGCCCAAGCACCCGCCGTTCGACCTCAACAGCCAGGAGCAGCGCGGGGTTCGGCTGTTCGTCAAGCGCGTGCTCATCATGGACCGCTGCGAGGAGATGCTGCCGCAGTGGCTGCGCTTCGTGCGCGGCGTGGTGGACTCGGATGACCTGCCGCTCAACGTGTCGCGCGAGCTGCTCCAGGACTCGGCCGTGGTGCAGGGCATCCGCAAGCACGTCACCAAGAAGACGCTGGACATGCTGGAGAAGCTCGCCAAGGACAAGCCCGAGGACTACCGCTCGTTCTGGCAGTCCTTTGGTGCCGTGCTCAAGGAAGGGCTCGCGGTGGACATGGAGTACCGCGAGAAGATCGGCTCGCTCCTGCGCTACGAGAGCTCGCGCGAGGAGGGCCTCACCTCGCTCGCCGACTACGTGTCGCGGATGAAGGAGGGCCAGGAGGCCATCTATTACGTCTTCGGCGAGACGCGGAAGGCCGTGGTGGACTCGCCGCACCTCGAGGCGCTCAAGAAGCGCGGCTACGAGGTGCTGTACATGACGGACCCGGTGGACGAGTGGGCCAGCCAGGGCCTCAAGGACTTCCAGGGCAAGCCCCTGGTGTCGGCGATGCACGCGGACCTCAAGCTCAAGGAGACGGACGAGGAGAAGCGCGAGAAGGAGGAGCGCGCCAAGGGCCTGGGGCCGCTCGCCGAGAAGATGAAGGAAGTGCTCAAGGAGCAGGTGCGCGAGGTGCGCGCGTCGGACCGCCTCACCGACTCGCCCTGCTGCCTGGTGGTGCCCGAGGGCGGCTCGCACGCGTTCGTGGAGCGGCTCCTGCGCGAGCGCGGCCGAAGCGTGCCGCGCGCCAAGCGCATCCTGGAGGTCAACCCCCAGCACCCCATCATCCAGCACCTGAGCGCCCTGCAGCAGAAGGAGCCCGGCTCGGAGCAGCTCAAGGAGTGGGTGGAGATGCTCTACGATCAGGCGCTGCTCACCGAGGGCAGCAGCGTGGAGGATCCCAACCGCTTCGCCCGGCGCATGACGGCGCTGATGACCCAGCTCGCGCAGGGCGGCACCCAGTCCGCCCCCGCCGAGAGCAACCACGCGGCGGCGCCCACCACCACGAGCACCCAGGCCGCTCCCACCGCGAGCGCCTGA
- a CDS encoding protocatechuate 3,4-dioxygenase, whose translation MSSETKTDNPSPVLTRRKLLYGMGLAAAAVPLGQFLAACGEGTDGSGTGTPDPMDSVVDPGAWATGGTRSMTALSSYPDPFAAGLGSACALTCEATLGPCYATTVEREDITEGEDGLPVRLAFLIVDETCKPIPGATLDIWHCGPDGLYSGEDASDFCTTGDERARSARWYRGVQTTDANGRVNFNTCFPGWYSSRTVHIHFTVRLNNQEYVTSQFVFDDALDDEIINSQPLYNTRGPRDTTNATDNVVSAESAPEYSFQTKRMADGAMLAWKTIVIRSSLSNASCSVPGGGGGGGGPRPPGDGGMGPPPGGRDGGGMGPPPGWDGGTRP comes from the coding sequence ATGAGTAGCGAGACCAAGACCGACAACCCCTCGCCCGTCCTGACGCGCCGCAAGCTGCTCTACGGCATGGGACTCGCCGCGGCGGCCGTCCCCCTCGGCCAGTTCCTCGCGGCCTGTGGTGAGGGCACCGATGGCTCGGGTACGGGCACGCCCGACCCCATGGACAGCGTCGTCGATCCCGGCGCCTGGGCGACCGGCGGCACCAGGTCGATGACCGCCCTGAGCAGCTACCCCGATCCGTTCGCCGCCGGCCTGGGGAGCGCGTGCGCGCTGACGTGTGAGGCCACCCTGGGGCCCTGCTACGCCACCACCGTGGAGCGCGAGGACATCACCGAGGGCGAGGACGGACTGCCCGTGCGCCTGGCCTTCCTCATCGTGGACGAGACGTGCAAGCCCATCCCGGGCGCGACCCTCGACATCTGGCACTGCGGCCCGGATGGGCTGTACTCGGGTGAGGACGCCAGCGACTTCTGCACCACGGGTGACGAGCGGGCACGCTCCGCGCGGTGGTACCGCGGCGTGCAGACGACGGACGCCAACGGCCGCGTCAACTTCAACACCTGCTTCCCGGGCTGGTACAGCAGCCGCACCGTCCACATCCACTTCACCGTGCGCCTCAACAACCAGGAGTACGTGACGTCCCAGTTCGTCTTCGACGACGCCCTGGACGACGAGATCATCAACTCCCAGCCGCTCTACAACACGCGCGGCCCCCGCGACACGACCAACGCCACCGACAACGTCGTCTCGGCCGAGAGCGCTCCCGAGTACTCCTTCCAGACCAAGCGCATGGCGGACGGCGCCATGCTCGCCTGGAAGACGATCGTCATCCGCTCCTCGCTCTCCAATGCCTCGTGCTCGGTCCCGGGCGGTGGTGGTGGTGGCGGCGGTCCCCGTCCGCCCGGCGATGGCGGCATGGGTCCTCCCCCGGGTGGCCGGGATGGCGGCGGCATGGGCCCGCCTCCCGGCTGGGATGGCGGCACGCGCCCCTGA